The DNA window ATGCGGCGCTTCCTTCGCTCCGTCCCCTTCCATGCGCTCGCGCTCGTCATCGCCCTTTCCCCCCTCGAGGCGTTCGCGCACCGGGCCCTTCCCGCGCAGCTCCGGGCGCTGAACCAGGCCATTTTGCGGCGGCCGCGAGACGTCCGGTTGCGCCTGGACCGCGCGTTCCTCTATGGACGGATGGGCGAGCATGCCCACGCGCTAGAGGACCTGGCGCGGGCGCGGCGCCTCGCCCCGAAGGATCGGGAGGTGGATCTGGCCACCGCGGAGTGCTACGCGGGGATGGGCCGGACGCGCGAGGCGGAACAGGCCCTGGCGCGCTTTTTCCAGCGAGGGCTCGGCACGGGGAGGGCCTTCGCGCTCCGGGCCCGTCTGCACGCGACGGCGGGGCGCCGCAAAGAGGCCGTTGCCGACTACGATCGCGCCATCCCGCTCGCGCCACAGCCCGAGCTCTACGTCGAGCGCGGGAGACTTCAGGAGGCGCAGGGCGAGCTCGCGGCGGCTGCAGCGGGCTACGCGGAGGGGCTGCGTCGGCTGGGCGGCGCGGTGGTCTTGCGCCTGGCGCTCGTGCGGGTGGAGGTCGCGCGTGGTGGCTTCGGGCGGGCCCGCGCGCTCGTGGAGGAGGTGCTGAAGAGCGTGCCCGTGCGGGCCGACTGGCTTCTGCGGCGGGCGGCCATCGCCGAGGCCGAGGGGCAGCGCGGGGCGGTGCTGGCCGACGTGAAAACGGCGGTGGTAGAGCTGGACGCGCTCCTCGCGACGCGCGCGACCGCGTTCGGGTTCTACCGGCGGGCTCGCGCCAAGCTGGCCCTCGGCGACCGGTCCGGGGCGGTAGCCGATCTGCGAGCGGCGCTCGGCCTGGTGCCCGACCACGCTGCGAGTCGCAAAGCCTTGCAGGCCGTCCAGGCCGGGGTGCCGCCTGACCTGCGGAGTCTGCTCGAGGACACCGACTGATCGGGGTGGACCGCGTTCTTTGCCATTGACGTGTGTAATTAGAACTTCATATTTACTGTCGCTTATAAAAAAGGGGCTACCTCCTCCCCGCAGGATCCATTACAGTCGGGTCATCTTCTAAATCCCCCGGCGGAGGCCCTTGGGCGATGCGCAGACCGCATTCCAATCGAAGCTGCACGAAGGGCCTCGGCGGCGCAGCTCGGGGAAAGCGCGGGCCGCAGGGATCTCCTGCGACGATTGTCCAATCCGTATTGCGTAAGTCGGAATACGTCATGCGCCGCAGCTTGGAGCGGATGTCGTGAGAGCTTCCCGCGCGCTGCCGGCCGCCCTCCTGGGTTTCCTCGTCCTCCTGGGCGAGGTGCCGGAGGGGGCGCAGGCGCGCGGACCCGTGGAGGCCTCCGCCGCTCTCGACGACGACGAGGGGGAGGCGGACGAAGACGCGGCCGAGCCCGCGTCGGGCGGGCAGGACGCGAGGCCGGCGGACCCCCCGGCGGCGGACGAAGCCTCCGGGGCCGACGAGGACGACGAGACGCCGCCTCCCGAGCTGCACCGGGTGCGCGCGGGCGAGACCTGGGGCAGCCTCGCGCGACGGCACCGGATGAAGCCTGCGGCGCTGCGTCGGCTGAACCCCGAGCTGGACACGCTCCGTCCTGGCGCGCGGATCCGGGTGCCGGGCCGACTCTACCCCCCGGGACGGGTGCGGTACCCGCTGACGAGCGGTCCGGGCTACCTCGTGCACAAGCCGGAGCGGGCCTTCGGGACGCGGACCACGGTCAGCGCCCTCCGTCGGGCCTTCGCCGCGCATCACGCGCGGTTTCCCCAGGCTCCGCCGCTCTACGTGCACGACCTCAGCAAGCGGGGCGGGGGTCGCCTCCGGCCGCACCGCTCGCATCGGACGGGCCGAGACGTGGACATCTGGCTCCCGCTCCGGCGCCCCACCGCCTCCCGGCGCGGGGCGGCGACGGCCAAGACGCTGCATCTCGAGCGCACCTGGTTTCTCGTGCGAGCGCTCGTGCGCACTGGGGCGGTGGAGATGATCTTCCTCGACTACGGACTACAGCGCGCGCTCTTCGGCTACGCGCGGGCGCACGGGGCGAGCGCCGAGGAGCTCTCGAAGATCTTCGAGTACCCGAAGCGGCGGCGCCGCGGGGGCCGTTACTTCAGCGTGCTGAACCACGAGCGCGGCCATCGGGACCACCTGCACGTGCGCTTCCGCCCCGACCGCCGGGCCGTGCCCACGACCTGATCCTGGCGGGCGAGTCTGCGCCGTGCCCGCGGGCCGCAGGAGACGTGTCCGGATGACCACCACCGCTTCGCTCGAGCGCCTGGCGGAACTCCTGCGCCGGGCGCAGCGCGTGCTGGTCTTCACGGGCGCGGGCCTCTCCACCGGGAGCGGGATCCCCGACTACCGCGGCCCGCAGGGGGTCTGGCAGACGCGACAGCCGGTCTACTACGACGACTTCGTGGCCCGCGAGGCGGCCCGCCTCGAGTACTGGGAGTACAAGCTGGAGGGCTGGCGGGACTTTCGTGACGCGCAGCCGAACGCCGCGCACCGGGCGATCGTGGAGCTCGAGCGAGCCGGAGCGCTCGAGGCGGTGGTGACGCAGAACATCGACGGACTCCACGCGCGCGCCGGGACGAGTCCGGAGAGGCTCGTGGAGCTGCACGGCACGAATCTGGAGGTGGAGTGCCTGGCGTGCGGCGGCCGCAGCGACCCGGCGCCGCACTTCGAGGCCTTCGCCCGGGAGCGGCGCGTCCCGCGTTGCGCCTGCGGTGGGGTGCTCAAGCCGGCGACGATCATGTTCGGCCAGCGGCTGCGTCCGGAGACGCTCGAGCGCGCGATGCTCGCGGCGGAGCGGGCGGACCTCGTGGTGGCGCTCGGTTCGACCCTGTCCGTCTACCCGGCGGCCTCGGTGCCGCTCGTGGCGGCGGAGCGGGGGGTGCCGTACGTGGTGGTGAACCGCGGGCCCACCGACCACGACGGCCTGGCGCAGCTCACCTTGCGGCTCGAGGGGGACGTGACCGAGCTCTTCCCCGAGGCCGTGGCGGCCCGCGGCTGACCGGCGCTACTCCGCGACCCCGAAGAAGCCCAGGGCCTCCTGACAGAAGCGATCGGGCATTTCGAACATCATGGCGTGCCCGCAGCTCGGAAAGACCACGAGGCGCGAGCCGGCGATGGTCCGCTGGAGCTGTTCGCCCAGCACCGGGGGGAAGAGCGCGTCCTTCTCGCCCCAGAGGATGAGCGTCGGGGCCTTCACCTGCGCGATCTCGGGGGCCAGCCAGGCCGGCTGGTGACAGGCGAGGATCCCACGGTGCATCGCGCGTCGCGCGACGGGGGTGTTCATGTGCGCGTACATCACGTCGATCTCCTCGTCGGAGGCCGAGCGCGGATCGAAGTAGACGTCCTTGCGCATGAAGTCGGCGAGGATCGGGCGGCGGTACAGGTAGCGCAGGAGGAAATAGCCGAGGCCCGGCACCACGGCGAGTCGCCCCTTGAGCGGCAGGTCGAAGGGGAAGCAGACGGAGTCCACGAGCACCAGCTGCTCCACGCGCTCCGGAAAGCGGGCCGCCAGGAGCATCGAGATCCCTCCGCCCATCGATTGGCCGACGACGCGGGCTCTCGGGATGCCGAGCGCCGTGAGGAAATCGGCGACGACCTGCGCCTGGTCGAGCAGGTGCATCGAGAAGCCGTCCGGCTTCTCGGAATACCCGTGACCGGGCAGGTCCGGCATGATCAGCCGGAAGTGCCGGCCGAGCGCGGGCCGCACCTTCTGCCAGACGTAGGTAGAGGCTAGGAGCCCGTGCAACAGGAGGAGCGGCGGGCCGTCGGGGCGCCCGTCCTCGACGTAGTGGAGGTGCAGGCCGCCGGCTTGAATGTGGCGGCCGGGGGGCGGTGGGAGCTCAAAGCGTGTCATGGCGGATCCTCTGCGGCGTGCTCAGGAGACGAGCCCGAGGGGCGGTTGCCAGCCCCCGAGGGACTCCTCGAGCGCGAGCGCGGTGGCGATCGTGACGTGGTCCTGGCCGTGCCCGCCCACGACCTGCACTCCGAGCGGGATGCCGCGGGGGGAGAGCCCGGTGGGCACGGCCGTGGCGGGAAGCTCCATCACGTTGAAGATCGCGGTGTAGAGCCAATCCATCGGGAAGGCGAGCGGGACGTTGTGCCGCGGCGCGGGGCGCGGGTACGTGGGCAGGAGGAGCACGGACCCGTCGGAGAAGAGGGCGTCCAGCTCGGCGCGGAGCGCGCGCCCCTCGGCCTGATGCGCGGCGAGCTGCTTGTCGGACGCCTTGGCGGCCTTCTCGGTCAGGGCCATGAGCAACGCGGGGAGCGTGTGGCGGCTGCGACGGAGCGCCCAGCGCACGAGCTCGCGTCCGAGCGGGGGCGGCGCTCCGTCCCCGATCAGCTCGTGGAAGGTGGGTCCCTCCACGGCCGCGAGCATCCCCGAGTAGATCTGGAGCGCCCGGGCGAGGCGACGCGAGCCGAAGGGCTCCACGATGGCGCCGCGCTCCTCCAGCGCGCGACCGGCGCGCGTGACGGCCTCGCGCAATGCGGTGGTGGGCCGGCTCGGTAGCCCCCCGAGCTGGTCGCACAGCCAGACGCGGCGGCCGCGAAACGTGACCTCGTCGGGCTCCCCGAGCGGCAAGGACGCCACCTCCGGCGAGCCGTCGGGCCCCGCTACGACGCGGAGAAGGGGCATCAGGTCCTTGGCCGTACGGCTCAGGGGTCCCGCCACGCAGTAGGCGTTGATCGCCCCGAAGCAGGGCGGGTAGTGCCCGGCCAGCGGCACGAGGCGCGCCGTGGGTTTGTGGCCGAAGATGCCGCAGAAGAAGGCGGGCAGCCGGATGGATCCGCCGATGTCGGTGCCGATGCCGAAGGGGGAGGCGGCGGCGCCGATCAACGCGGCCTCGCCGCCGCTGCTGCCTCCGCAGGTCCGGCCCTGATCGTACGGGTTGGTCGTTCGCCCGTAGACCCGGTTATAGGACTCGATCCACATCGCCATCTCCGGCACGTTGGAGACGCCGAGAGGGATCGCGCCCGCCGTTCGCGTGCGCGTCACCGTGGTGGCGTCGGCGGTCGGCCGCACGTCGCGCCGGTAGACGGACCCGGCGGTGTTCGGGCAGCCCGCCAGCGCGAAGGTCTCCTTCACCGTGCAGGGGACGCCGTGGAGGGGGCCGAGAAGCTCGCCCCGCTGGCGAGCGGCGTCGGCCGCGCGCGCCTCGCTGCGGGCCGCGTCGAACCGCTGGACCACGAGCGCGTTCAGCACGGGGTTCACGCGCTGGATCTGCTCGATGTGCGCCTCGACGAGCTCGGCCGAGGAGAGCTCCCCCGCGCGTACCAAGCGGGCCTGCGCGAGGGCGCCCTGGCGAAGTACGGAGTGCATGGCAGGTCCCCTTGTCTGGGCCGTCGCTCGATAGCGACTACCCGGTGATCGTCTCGGCGCCGTCCACGAAGATGGTGTTTCCCGTGATCCATCCCGCCTCGGGGCGGCTGAGCGCGGCGATCGCTCCGGCCACGTCCTCGGGCCGGGTGAGGCGACCGCGGGGGTGTCGCGCGAGGGCCTGCTGGATCATCTGCTCGTTGCCGGGGATCTTGCGTAGCGCGGGGGTGTCCGTGACGCCCGCGAGGAGGGCGTTCACGCCGATCCCGAGCGGGCCAAGCTCCACCGCGAGCTGCCGGCAGTGGCTCTCGAGCGCGCACTTGGCCGCGCTGACCGCGCCGTAGGACTTCCAGATCACGCGCGAGCCCGCGCTGGTCATGGCGAAGATCCGGCCCCCGGCGCGCATCAGCTTCCGCGCGACCAGCTCCTGCGACCAGTAGACCAGACTGTGGGCCATCACGTTCAAGGTCATGTCCATCGAGAGCTGATCGATGCGCTCCTTCGGGCCGTCGGCGACGAAGGGCTTGAGCGTGCCGAAGGCCAGGCTGTGCATGAGCACCCGCACCTGGTCCGTCTCTCCGATGCGCGCGCCGATCGCGTCGAGGACGCTCGCGCGTTTCTCGGGGTCGGCGGCGTTGACGTTGAAGAACTGCGCCTGGCGCCCGGCCGCCTCGATGCGTGCCACGATGCCGGCCACCTGCGCCTCGGCCGACCTCCGGTCCAGGTGCACCCCGAAGATGTTGAAGCCTTCCTCGGCCAGCCTGAGGGAGGTGGCCTCGCCGAAGCCGCTCGAGGCGCCGAGGATCAAGGCCCAGTCGTTGGTTTCCGTCATGCCTCTCCGCTCGCTGCGATCACGGACGCCTTCTATCACGCCCCCGCCGTGGCTGGCCAGCCGCCGGCGCGCAGCGGCCGGGCACGCCGCGCGGGCCGCCGGGGGCGCGCGACCCGGTCGGTGTTCTCTAGCGCTTCGCGAGGTGGCGTCGCCACGCGGCGAGGTGCCAGTCGATGAGCTTCGGCACGTCCTCGGGGCGCACACCGCTCTCCATCCGCAGGTCGGGGTGCTTGCGTTCGAGCATCAGCGCCAGCATCGCCTGGTCGTTCCGGCGGCCGTCGCGCCACCTTTCCACCGCCAGGTTCGGCCCTCTGAAGCAGCGACCGAAGCAGCTGTGGCTCGCGAGCGCCACCTCCGCCTCGAGGCCCTGGGCTCGAATGTGCTCCCGGGCCGCGGCTTCGAGGCGTCCGGCGTAGCCGCCGCAGCTCTGCCCCGAGCAGATGCGGAGCACCAGGCCGTCTCGGATGGGTGGGGGATCGTCGGACATGGAGGTCGGCCGAGTCGCGTCGGCCTCTTGGCGTTTGATGACACGGTCGCGGTAGGATGTCCACACTTCCACCTTCGAGAGGCTCCAGTGCGTCGCCCATCCTTCATGGACCCCACCCTCCCGGCGCGACGCTGGCTGGACGCGGCCTGGCTCCTCGGCTTCGGCGTGGTCTTCCTCTTCGTGGTGCGCGAGCTCCGCGCGACCGGGGCTCTCGGTGGGGGGCTCGCCCTCGAGCTGCCGGGGGGCACGCAGCGCTTCGTCCTTCGTCGAGGTGGCCGGCCCGTCGCCCGCCTCGTCGAGGAGACGCATCGCGTGGGCAAGGAGTGGTTGCTCGCCCACCGCGTGGCCGACGAGCAGGGCGCGATCGGCGAGGTGCGGCTGCGGCTGCGCTCGGATCTCTCTGTCGCCTCAATACGGCTCGACCTGGACGGCCCGCGCTTCCTGCGGGCATTCGGTCCGGTCGGGCGGCTGCCCCCCCTGCTGGCCGGAGGTCGCTTCACCCTGAAGGGAACCTGCGAGCTAGAGACGGGACACTGCCAGCTCGAGGGGCGGGTGGGGCGGCGCCGGGTGAGCGAGCTCGTCGAGGTGGGGCGAGGGCCGGTGCTCGCCGTCGCGGTCCGCCCGCTGCTCGTGCGCGGGGTGCTCGGGCGGCAGGTGGAGCTCGCGCTCTTCGACCCGCTCTCGCTCGCTCGACGGAACGTGCGCCTCGAGCTCGGTCTGCGGCAGCGGCGTCGCTTCGCGGCCGGCGAGGTGGACGTCTGGCCGGTGCGCGAGGAGGCCGAGGGGCGGAGCGTCCGTCTCTGGCTCGATGCGAGAGGGCGGCTGCTGCGCGCCGAGGGGCCCGGCGACGAGCTGGTCGAGGCCGAGGAGGTCCGGTGATGGCGCCATCGGAGTTCACCCCCGTGCTCGAGCTTCGCGCCCTGCGCAAGACCTACGGCGCGTTCGAGGCGCTCGCGGGCGTGGACCTGACCGTGGCGCAGGGGCAGGTCTTCGGCGTCGTGGGGCCGAACGGGGCCGGCAAGACCACCACCCTGCGGCTCATCACGGGGCTGCTCTCGCCGACCAGCGGCAGCATCCGGGTCTGCGGGATCGACGCGCTGGCCGCGCCGCTCGAGGCCAAGCTGCGCATCGGCTTCATCGGCGACCGCCCGTTCCTTTACGAAAAACTGACGGGGGCGGAGTTCCTGCGCTTCGTGGGCGGGCTCTTCGGGATGGGGGCGAAGGCCATTCGCACCGAGGCCGCGCGGTGGCTCGAACGCTTCGAGCTCGCGAGCTGGGCCGGCGAGCCGATCGAGGCCTACTCGCACGGCATGCGCCAGCGCCTGCTCCTCTGCAGCGCGCTGCTGCACTCCCCGGACCTCCTGGTCCTCGACGAGCCGATGGTGGGGCTCGACCCCCGCGGCGCGGCGCGGCTGAAACAGGTGCTTCGCGAGCTCGCGGACGAGCACGAGCTGGCCGTGCTCGTGTCCACCCATACCCTGGAGATGGTGGAGCAGACCTGCGACGCGCTGGCGATCATCGACCGCGGCCGCATCGTGGCCTCGGGGACCCTGGACGAGGTGCGCCAGGCCCACCGCGCCGATGGCGTGCGCCTGGAGGCCCTCTTCCTCCAGCTGACCGAGCCGGGGCAGCGCTCGAGCGACTCGCCGTCGGCGACCGACGCGCCGGTGGCGAGCGAAGCGCCCCGCGGCGACAAAGACCGATGAGCCCGCCCGAACGCGCCCGCGAGTGGCCGAGCCCCTTGGGCCTCCTCTGGCCCAAGGTCGTGCCCCACGGACGGGCCCCGCTCTCGCACCGCCTCACGCGACTCGCCTTTTTCCTGGTCGGAGTGCTCGTGGCCGTCGGGATCCACCAGGTGGCCGTCTGGTTTCTCCGCCTCTGCCTCGGCGTCGAGGTCGTGGGGCCGCTCCTCTGCCGCCGCCTCCTCGACCTCGTCCTCCTCGTCCTCTCGAGCGTGCTCCTGCTGAGCAACGTGGTGACCGCCCTCTCGAGCTTCTTCCTCTCCACCGACCTCGAGCTGCTCGTCGCCGCGCCGATTCCCCCGCGCGTGCTCTTTGCCGCGCGCTTCGCCGAACAGCTCTGGCACTCCTCCTGGATGGTGCTCGCCTTCGGCGTCCCGGTGCTCTTCGCCTTCGCGCGCGTGGCGGGGACCGGCTCCACCTTCATCGCCGTGGGGGCCGTCTTGCCCCCGCTGCTGCTCGTGCCGGCGGCCCTGGGCACGACGCTCAGCCTCCTCCTCGTGGCCGCGTTGCCCGCGTCGCGCGTGCGCGGCATCCTGGTCGGGGTTCTCTTTCTGGCCTTCGTCGTCCTCTACGTGCTCGCGCGGCTGGTCGAGCCCGAGCGCTTTCTCAACCCCGAAGGGTTCGCCTCCATGGTGACCTTCCTCGCCTCGCTCTCGTCGCCGTCTCCGCCGCTCCTGCCGTCGCACTGGGCGGCCCAGGCCGTGGCGTCCACTTTTCGCGATGCGGCGGGGCAGGGGAGCCCGGCGCTGATGTTCGCCGCCCTCGTCACGGCCGCTGGCGCCTCCACCACCGTAGCGTCGCTCGTCTTCCGTCGGTGGCATCGGCTCGCCTACTCGCGCAGCCACGAAGGCCGCACGGTGGCCCGCGTCTCCCGGCTCTGGGGCTGGCTGCGGAGAAGACCCGTCGCGCCGGACGGCGCTCTCCGCGCACCCGGACGTCGAGGCGCCGAGGCCGACTGGCTGCGCGCCGCCGGCCTGATCGTCCCCCGGGGGGCCCCTCGGGAGTTCCTGATCAAAGATCTGAAGCTTCTGCTGCGAGACGCGTCGCAGTGGTCGCAGCTCGTGCTGCTCCTCGCGCTCGTCTTCGTCTACCTCTACAACTTCCGTTACTTTCGCAGCATCGGTGAGACCGGGCTGGTCGGACGGTACGCCCTCTTCCTGCTCGGCATGGGGCTCGCGGCCTTCGTCACGAGCGCCGTGAGCGTGCGTTTTGCCTTCCCTCTCGTCTCGCAGGAGGGGCGCATGCTTTGGCTCCTGCGCGCCGCGCCGCTCTGGCCCGGTCAGATCCTGCGCGCCAAGCTCCTCTCCACGCTTCCGCCCCTGCTCTTCGTCTCCGAGGTGCTCTCGATCGCGTCGAGCGCGATCCTCGGCGCGACGCCCTCCATGATGCTCCTCGGGGCGATCGTGGCCGCGCTCACCGCGCTGACCGTCGCGGCCCTCTCCATCGGCGTCGGAGCCCTCCTGCCCGACTACAAGGCGGAGAGCGCGGCGAAGGTGGCGGCCTCCTTCGGTGGCCTGGTTTGCATGACGATCTCGATCGTCGTCTCGCTGACCTTCGTGGCTCTCGCCGCGTACCCGGCGTACCTCCTTCACCGCGGGCTGCCGGACGTCGCGACGCCCCTCCTCGTCGCGGGCCTCGCCGCGCTCGCTATCTCGGCTGGCGCGGTGGTGCTCCCTCTCTGGCTCGGCTCCCGGGCCTTTGCGCGGGCGCAGCCATGACGGACGTGAGAGCGAGGACCGTTTTGCGCCTGCCGCCCCGGGGGACGCTCCTCGTGTGCACCGACCTGCATGGGCACCTCGGCGACTTCTGGCGCCTGCGCGAGCTCTTCCTGGCGGCGGAGGCGGCGGGGGAGCTGCCCGTGCTCCTCTTTACCGGGGACCTGATCCACGGCCCGACGGCGGACCTGGAGGACTGGCCGACCAATCTCGGAGACCCGTACCCCGACCAGTCGGCGGAGCTCCTCGAGGGACTCCTCGAGCTGCGACGCGCGTTCCCCGGCCGCGTGGAGTGCCTGCTCGGCAACCACGAGCATTCCCACGTGGGGGGGCCGCACACGCCGAAGTTCTGGCCGGACGAGACGCAGCACTTCGAGACGCTCGTGGGAGCGGACCGCGCCGCGCGCTACCGCCGGCTCTTTCGCTCCTTCCCCCTCGTGGCCCTGAGTCCGTGCGGCGTCAGCTTCACGCACGGTGCGCCGCACGTCGCCCTGCAGAACTTCGCCGAGCTGGAGCGCGTCGACTACCGCGGGTACGAGCACCTCGACTTCGCGACCATGGTCCAGGTCTCGCCCCTCGGACGCCTCCTCTGGTGTAGAAGCTGCCCGTCGCCGGTCGCGCGTCGCTTCCTCGCCGTGCTGAGCAGCGTCGGGCCGGCCCAGCGGGTGGTGGTTTTCGGCCACGACATCGTCGAGGGCGGGTACCAGCGCATCGGCGAGGAGCAGCTCCAGCTCTCGAGCAGCTTCGGCGTGGCGCGCGCGCGGAAGTACTATCTGCGGCTCGACCTCGGCGCGCGGTACGAGCGGGTGGAGGATCTTCGCGAGGGGGTGGAGCTCCGGCGCCTCTACGACGACTGAGGGTCCGGCGCGGGCGGCGGGACTACGACGCGGTGGCCGGCGAGACGTGGACCTCGTTGAAGGCCAGCTGGAGCGACTGGCAGAGGGCGGTCACGTCCATCTGGCCCTCGGCCACCATGGTCGTCGGGGCGAGGCTCTCGGGGACCCCGTCGAAGGGCTGGAGCATCAGCTCGCGCTCCCGCGGCGTGGCGGGGCGCAGGTTCATCTCCTTGCGGAGATCGCTGCGCCAGCGGAAGAGGATCACGAGGTGCACCGCGTGCTCGGCCACGCGCAGACCGACGGCGCGTGGGTCGCCCGGGCTGAGTCCCACGCGCTCGACCGGCCGCTCGAGCGTCGCGCGGGGCAGGCGGGCGTAGCGACCGAGTTGCTCCGTCGTGCAGTGCCGCGAGAGGCGGGCGCTGGAGAGGACGGCGGCGGCCGAGAGGTGCAGGTCCCCCGTGCTGCCCACCATCCTCGCCCCTTCGGGCCCCAGCCCCAGCAGCAGCGGGTGGCCGCCGAGCGCCGCGTAGCCGGCCTCCATCAGACGGGCGGCGACCACGTCGGGCAAGGTCTCGCGGGGCCCGGCGAGCACGATGCCGATGCCGTCGCGCGAGACTCCCTGGGCGGACGAGAGCTGATACCCGAGCGAGACGAGCTGCTCGGTCACCATCAGATCCACGAAGTCGCAGATGCGGCTCGACGCGCGGTGGAGATCGCCGGCCACGAGGCACGTGCCGGGCAGGGCCATCGCCGTGACCTTCGCGCCGACCTCCCGAAAGAGGCGCCCCTCGAA is part of the Deltaproteobacteria bacterium genome and encodes:
- a CDS encoding tetratricopeptide repeat protein encodes the protein MRRFLRSVPFHALALVIALSPLEAFAHRALPAQLRALNQAILRRPRDVRLRLDRAFLYGRMGEHAHALEDLARARRLAPKDREVDLATAECYAGMGRTREAEQALARFFQRGLGTGRAFALRARLHATAGRRKEAVADYDRAIPLAPQPELYVERGRLQEAQGELAAAAAGYAEGLRRLGGAVVLRLALVRVEVARGGFGRARALVEEVLKSVPVRADWLLRRAAIAEAEGQRGAVLADVKTAVVELDALLATRATAFGFYRRARAKLALGDRSGAVADLRAALGLVPDHAASRKALQAVQAGVPPDLRSLLEDTD
- a CDS encoding penicillin-insensitive murein endopeptidase; translated protein: MRASRALPAALLGFLVLLGEVPEGAQARGPVEASAALDDDEGEADEDAAEPASGGQDARPADPPAADEASGADEDDETPPPELHRVRAGETWGSLARRHRMKPAALRRLNPELDTLRPGARIRVPGRLYPPGRVRYPLTSGPGYLVHKPERAFGTRTTVSALRRAFAAHHARFPQAPPLYVHDLSKRGGGRLRPHRSHRTGRDVDIWLPLRRPTASRRGAATAKTLHLERTWFLVRALVRTGAVEMIFLDYGLQRALFGYARAHGASAEELSKIFEYPKRRRRGGRYFSVLNHERGHRDHLHVRFRPDRRAVPTT
- a CDS encoding Sir2 family NAD-dependent protein deacetylase, with the translated sequence MTTTASLERLAELLRRAQRVLVFTGAGLSTGSGIPDYRGPQGVWQTRQPVYYDDFVAREAARLEYWEYKLEGWRDFRDAQPNAAHRAIVELERAGALEAVVTQNIDGLHARAGTSPERLVELHGTNLEVECLACGGRSDPAPHFEAFARERRVPRCACGGVLKPATIMFGQRLRPETLERAMLAAERADLVVALGSTLSVYPAASVPLVAAERGVPYVVVNRGPTDHDGLAQLTLRLEGDVTELFPEAVAARG
- a CDS encoding alpha/beta hydrolase, which gives rise to MTRFELPPPPGRHIQAGGLHLHYVEDGRPDGPPLLLLHGLLASTYVWQKVRPALGRHFRLIMPDLPGHGYSEKPDGFSMHLLDQAQVVADFLTALGIPRARVVGQSMGGGISMLLAARFPERVEQLVLVDSVCFPFDLPLKGRLAVVPGLGYFLLRYLYRRPILADFMRKDVYFDPRSASDEEIDVMYAHMNTPVARRAMHRGILACHQPAWLAPEIAQVKAPTLILWGEKDALFPPVLGEQLQRTIAGSRLVVFPSCGHAMMFEMPDRFCQEALGFFGVAE
- a CDS encoding amidase, which gives rise to MHSVLRQGALAQARLVRAGELSSAELVEAHIEQIQRVNPVLNALVVQRFDAARSEARAADAARQRGELLGPLHGVPCTVKETFALAGCPNTAGSVYRRDVRPTADATTVTRTRTAGAIPLGVSNVPEMAMWIESYNRVYGRTTNPYDQGRTCGGSSGGEAALIGAAASPFGIGTDIGGSIRLPAFFCGIFGHKPTARLVPLAGHYPPCFGAINAYCVAGPLSRTAKDLMPLLRVVAGPDGSPEVASLPLGEPDEVTFRGRRVWLCDQLGGLPSRPTTALREAVTRAGRALEERGAIVEPFGSRRLARALQIYSGMLAAVEGPTFHELIGDGAPPPLGRELVRWALRRSRHTLPALLMALTEKAAKASDKQLAAHQAEGRALRAELDALFSDGSVLLLPTYPRPAPRHNVPLAFPMDWLYTAIFNVMELPATAVPTGLSPRGIPLGVQVVGGHGQDHVTIATALALEESLGGWQPPLGLVS
- a CDS encoding SDR family oxidoreductase, encoding MTETNDWALILGASSGFGEATSLRLAEEGFNIFGVHLDRRSAEAQVAGIVARIEAAGRQAQFFNVNAADPEKRASVLDAIGARIGETDQVRVLMHSLAFGTLKPFVADGPKERIDQLSMDMTLNVMAHSLVYWSQELVARKLMRAGGRIFAMTSAGSRVIWKSYGAVSAAKCALESHCRQLAVELGPLGIGVNALLAGVTDTPALRKIPGNEQMIQQALARHPRGRLTRPEDVAGAIAALSRPEAGWITGNTIFVDGAETITG
- a CDS encoding (2Fe-2S) ferredoxin domain-containing protein, with amino-acid sequence MSDDPPPIRDGLVLRICSGQSCGGYAGRLEAAAREHIRAQGLEAEVALASHSCFGRCFRGPNLAVERWRDGRRNDQAMLALMLERKHPDLRMESGVRPEDVPKLIDWHLAAWRRHLAKR
- a CDS encoding ABC transporter ATP-binding protein; amino-acid sequence: MLELRALRKTYGAFEALAGVDLTVAQGQVFGVVGPNGAGKTTTLRLITGLLSPTSGSIRVCGIDALAAPLEAKLRIGFIGDRPFLYEKLTGAEFLRFVGGLFGMGAKAIRTEAARWLERFELASWAGEPIEAYSHGMRQRLLLCSALLHSPDLLVLDEPMVGLDPRGAARLKQVLRELADEHELAVLVSTHTLEMVEQTCDALAIIDRGRIVASGTLDEVRQAHRADGVRLEALFLQLTEPGQRSSDSPSATDAPVASEAPRGDKDR
- a CDS encoding metallophosphoesterase, producing the protein MTDVRARTVLRLPPRGTLLVCTDLHGHLGDFWRLRELFLAAEAAGELPVLLFTGDLIHGPTADLEDWPTNLGDPYPDQSAELLEGLLELRRAFPGRVECLLGNHEHSHVGGPHTPKFWPDETQHFETLVGADRAARYRRLFRSFPLVALSPCGVSFTHGAPHVALQNFAELERVDYRGYEHLDFATMVQVSPLGRLLWCRSCPSPVARRFLAVLSSVGPAQRVVVFGHDIVEGGYQRIGEEQLQLSSSFGVARARKYYLRLDLGARYERVEDLREGVELRRLYDD